A region from the Variovorax paradoxus genome encodes:
- the fliH gene encoding flagellar assembly protein FliH has protein sequence MTSSELSSATRPRLSAWQRWEMASLDADALAAPAASIEAPAPPRPDPAALARQAELGRLRLEARATGEAEGRREGWAQGHAEGHAEGLAAGLAAASAHAEQLRALAAALPAALRSAESELADAILALALDVAHRVIHRTLRVEPEWVLALVQDLLHTEPALQGEPRLLLHPEDVALVKNSLGSELQAAGWQVRADDTLARGGCRVRSASGEMDATLATRWKRVASAFGPDAEPDGA, from the coding sequence ATGACTTCGTCTGAGCTCTCCTCTGCCACGCGCCCCCGGCTGTCCGCCTGGCAGCGCTGGGAGATGGCTTCGCTGGACGCGGATGCGCTCGCGGCGCCCGCGGCCAGCATCGAAGCGCCCGCGCCGCCGCGCCCGGATCCCGCGGCCCTGGCCCGCCAGGCCGAGCTCGGGCGCCTGCGCCTGGAAGCACGCGCCACCGGCGAGGCCGAAGGCCGCCGCGAGGGCTGGGCGCAAGGCCATGCCGAAGGGCACGCCGAAGGACTGGCCGCCGGCCTGGCCGCGGCCAGCGCGCACGCCGAGCAGCTGCGCGCACTGGCCGCAGCGCTGCCGGCCGCACTGCGCAGCGCGGAAAGCGAACTGGCCGATGCCATCCTGGCGCTCGCGCTCGATGTTGCGCACCGGGTCATCCATCGCACCCTGCGCGTCGAGCCCGAGTGGGTGCTTGCGCTGGTGCAGGACCTGCTGCACACCGAACCCGCGCTGCAGGGCGAACCCCGCCTGCTGCTGCACCCCGAAGACGTGGCCCTGGTGAAGAACAGCCTCGGCAGCGAACTGCAGGCCGCCGGCTGGCAAGTGCGCGCCGACGACACCCTGGCCCGCGGCGGCTGCCGCGTGCGCTCCGCCAGCGGCGAGATGGACGCCACGCTCGCGACCCGCTGGAAGCGCGTGGCCAGTGCCTTCGGCCCCGATGCCGAACCCGATGGAGCCTGA